One Rahnella sikkimica DNA window includes the following coding sequences:
- a CDS encoding EthD domain-containing protein, producing MIKFAYMINRVDRMSLENFVDHHRRIHVPLFTSIPEAAQYVRRYAVSHPIAAPGQPAPTYDGLTEIWFDSLADYEAFFASKNYLEKVRPDETWFTLEGMMITDELVAIECAINGSP from the coding sequence ATGATTAAATTTGCTTATATGATCAACCGCGTGGACCGCATGAGCCTCGAAAACTTCGTCGATCATCACCGTCGCATACACGTTCCTCTTTTCACGTCGATTCCCGAAGCAGCGCAGTATGTTCGCAGGTATGCGGTCTCGCATCCGATCGCCGCACCGGGTCAACCGGCTCCCACTTATGACGGTCTGACCGAAATCTGGTTCGACAGCCTGGCGGATTATGAAGCATTCTTCGCGTCCAAAAATTACCTGGAGAAGGTACGGCCCGATGAGACCTGGTTCACGCTGGAGGGCATGATGATCACGGATGAACTGGTGGCCATCGAGTGTGCCATCAACGGATCTCCATGA
- the excA gene encoding plasmid IncI1-type surface exclusion protein ExcA: MKTVQRTDSKAETLWVLVKFVYYFLALPCLVFFAAMSLIIYSSNEPGGHDPAMSAFFVLVWLAVLVPLGARRYFKMSRRSKLLKMVSMLSRPDRFSPQKQHQVLDAGRGKYLGIDTKNGTILYIHMVKKGLIDVIGLDMQSWTNRELEGSALRLYTKMPDVPVLSVYAHPIVAKRLFDTLGAMDQNSYGNPFTDSWPVYVAQQSRFVEYEHGVVVPQAV, translated from the coding sequence ATGAAAACGGTCCAACGTACTGATTCAAAAGCGGAGACGCTTTGGGTACTTGTCAAATTTGTATATTATTTTTTAGCGCTACCTTGCCTTGTTTTCTTTGCGGCAATGAGCCTTATCATTTATTCAAGCAATGAACCTGGAGGGCATGACCCTGCGATGTCTGCATTCTTCGTCCTGGTTTGGCTTGCTGTCCTTGTCCCGCTGGGGGCTCGCCGTTACTTCAAAATGTCTCGTCGTAGTAAGTTGCTGAAGATGGTATCCATGCTCAGCCGTCCGGATCGTTTTAGCCCGCAGAAGCAGCATCAGGTGTTGGATGCGGGGCGCGGTAAGTATCTCGGTATTGATACTAAAAATGGCACCATCCTTTATATTCACATGGTGAAGAAAGGCTTGATCGACGTTATCGGACTGGATATGCAGAGCTGGACGAACCGTGAGCTTGAAGGCAGCGCTTTGCGGCTTTATACCAAAATGCCTGATGTGCCGGTGCTGAGTGTTTATGCGCATCCCATTGTAGCTAAAAGGCTGTTTGATACGCTGGGCGCCATGGACCAAAACAGCTACGGCAACCCCTTCACCGACTCCTGGCCGGTGTATGTGGCTCAGCAAAGTCGCTTTGTGGAGTACGAACACGGCGTGGTAGTTCCCCAGGCTGTCTGA
- a CDS encoding replication regulatory protein RepA encodes MSHIENAVTSSTKPKRIYRKGNALSDADKQRMATARKRATHKEVKVFIEPQLKELLMSMCEEDGLTQAEVLEQLIEREARDRNLA; translated from the coding sequence ATGTCACATATCGAAAATGCAGTAACTTCCTCAACGAAACCTAAGCGTATCTATAGAAAAGGTAATGCCCTGAGCGATGCTGACAAGCAGCGAATGGCAACTGCCCGTAAAAGAGCGACGCATAAAGAAGTTAAAGTTTTCATCGAACCACAGCTTAAAGAACTACTGATGAGCATGTGTGAAGAAGATGGTTTAACGCAGGCGGAAGTCCTTGAACAGTTGATAGAACGTGAAGCGCGAGACAGGAATTTAGCCTAA
- a CDS encoding secretion/conjugation apparatus DotM-related subunit, with protein MQTYSPNAAGSNEPAVAMVTLCMAAVLCWLFFSDFVRWSCWFLYWMWRFADFTYIHRYAAERINLLAATGNGAENVSLAEWRDVMNRTAGILFVPLVPLLVLSSWSVARHPALGFRSRRWITVHTLPRVMATFAPSVIPVLANHKADGLMNDTTPENAWAMKPEEFAQEHNLISRRVLDRDAARAAFDAQTGVDMLPPAQWQPHERAMLAVFGLQVFADDRTAAQKLLDDLNRSCMIKRIFRAPLFRSIPDWAVSEAQVLRVLACPGVAPWLAMHRTVRSALAGLYGRDLRLPPARFRWLKGVDRTLWYGLQTADTAKVFIEGAGIVAQARAEQRAAKLGLPRPPLMTDEAVAGLQMELETLGLVHPRDVRPILTKRERDVPFPDALYLPSQGETDFSADGVETV; from the coding sequence ATGCAAACCTATTCCCCAAACGCCGCCGGCAGTAATGAGCCGGCCGTGGCGATGGTCACCCTTTGTATGGCCGCTGTGCTGTGCTGGCTTTTCTTCAGCGATTTTGTGCGCTGGAGTTGCTGGTTTCTTTACTGGATGTGGCGATTTGCCGACTTCACCTATATCCACCGTTACGCCGCCGAGCGTATCAACCTGCTTGCTGCAACAGGAAACGGGGCGGAGAACGTTAGCCTCGCTGAGTGGCGCGACGTGATGAACCGGACTGCCGGCATTTTATTTGTGCCACTGGTTCCTCTGCTTGTGCTCAGCAGCTGGAGCGTAGCGCGTCATCCAGCGCTCGGTTTTCGCAGCCGGCGCTGGATAACCGTGCATACGTTACCCCGCGTGATGGCCACCTTCGCACCTTCCGTGATACCGGTGCTGGCCAACCACAAAGCCGATGGCCTGATGAACGACACCACGCCGGAGAATGCCTGGGCGATGAAGCCGGAAGAGTTTGCGCAAGAGCATAACCTGATTAGCCGGCGCGTACTCGACCGCGACGCGGCTCGGGCGGCTTTTGACGCACAGACCGGGGTGGACATGTTGCCGCCTGCGCAGTGGCAGCCGCACGAGCGTGCGATGCTGGCCGTCTTCGGACTTCAGGTGTTTGCAGACGACCGGACGGCGGCGCAGAAGTTGCTCGATGACCTTAACCGCTCCTGCATGATTAAGCGGATTTTCCGGGCGCCGTTGTTTCGCAGCATACCTGACTGGGCCGTGTCAGAAGCTCAGGTATTACGTGTGCTGGCCTGTCCGGGCGTGGCTCCGTGGCTGGCGATGCATCGCACAGTACGATCAGCGCTTGCCGGGTTGTACGGACGTGACCTGCGCCTGCCGCCCGCCAGGTTTCGCTGGCTCAAGGGCGTCGACCGGACGCTGTGGTACGGCCTGCAGACGGCCGATACAGCGAAAGTGTTCATTGAAGGGGCCGGTATTGTCGCTCAGGCCCGCGCAGAGCAGCGGGCAGCGAAGCTCGGGTTGCCCCGTCCGCCGCTGATGACCGACGAAGCCGTGGCTGGGCTGCAGATGGAGCTCGAGACACTCGGGCTTGTTCATCCCCGCGACGTCAGGCCTATCCTGACGAAGCGTGAACGTGACGTGCCATTCCCTGACGCCCTTTACCTCCCCTCACAGGGTGAAACCGATTTCTCCGCTGACGGCGTTGAGACCGTCTGA
- a CDS encoding tyrosine-type recombinase/integrase translates to MTGMTLYGQPSPTQLSAAIDYPAALALRRMAQAHGDMPEYLLAVEVGALLHYLPDLYQQTCIDTLWNTGARINEGLALTRTDFSLTPPYPYVSLATLKQRQEKAARGPGAPSKKTVPHRLVPLSDNQYLNRLNSMIATLRIPLERKNKCTGRMEPARIWEVTDRTVRTWLNDAVARAAGDGVTFSVPVTPHTLRHSYAMHMLYSGVPLKVLQGLMGHKSMKSTEVYTRIFALDVAARHRVQFSMPGADAVAMLKMSPEI, encoded by the coding sequence ATGACAGGTATGACGCTTTACGGCCAACCTTCGCCAACGCAGCTCTCCGCCGCCATTGACTATCCGGCTGCGCTGGCCCTGCGCCGCATGGCCCAGGCACATGGCGATATGCCAGAGTATCTGCTCGCGGTAGAAGTGGGGGCGCTGCTGCATTACCTGCCGGATCTGTACCAGCAGACCTGCATCGATACGCTATGGAACACCGGCGCGCGCATTAACGAGGGGCTGGCCCTGACGCGCACCGATTTTTCCCTGACCCCGCCTTACCCCTACGTGTCGCTGGCCACACTCAAACAGCGGCAGGAAAAGGCCGCGCGCGGTCCAGGCGCGCCGTCGAAAAAGACCGTTCCGCACCGGCTGGTTCCGCTGTCCGATAACCAGTATCTCAACCGGCTCAACAGCATGATCGCCACGCTGCGCATTCCGCTCGAGCGTAAAAATAAGTGCACCGGCCGCATGGAGCCGGCGCGCATCTGGGAGGTGACCGACCGGACGGTGCGCACCTGGCTAAACGACGCCGTGGCCCGCGCCGCCGGTGACGGCGTCACATTCTCGGTACCTGTCACGCCGCACACGCTGCGGCACAGCTACGCCATGCACATGCTGTACTCCGGGGTGCCGCTGAAGGTGCTGCAGGGGCTGATGGGGCACAAAAGCATGAAGTCGACCGAGGTCTACACGCGGATATTTGCGCTGGACGTGGCGGCGCGCCACCGGGTGCAGTTCTCCATGCCCGGCGCGGATGCGGTGGCCATGCTCAAGATGAGTCCTGAAATATGA
- a CDS encoding macro domain-containing protein, protein MNIVSGDLLSQDTTCIVNPWNMNFIPHWLLLPGGVSGQLKKKAGPAPFREVTHHGLLWPGRAVLTGGGLLNKPIIHVAGLNALWRSSLVIVSRCTIAALNLAEQEGFASVALPLIGAGTGGLTPAKSLSAMKSAVGMSQYRGEVRIVLWSESKEVCLCQQ, encoded by the coding sequence ATGAATATTGTCTCAGGTGACCTGCTTTCGCAGGATACCACCTGCATCGTCAATCCCTGGAACATGAACTTTATTCCCCACTGGCTGCTGTTGCCTGGCGGGGTATCAGGGCAACTTAAGAAAAAAGCCGGTCCAGCCCCATTCAGGGAGGTGACCCACCATGGTTTGCTTTGGCCTGGGCGTGCCGTACTCACCGGCGGGGGGCTTTTGAACAAACCCATCATTCATGTGGCCGGGCTGAACGCGCTTTGGCGCAGTTCGCTTGTGATTGTTTCCCGCTGCACGATTGCCGCACTGAATTTAGCCGAACAGGAGGGCTTTGCGTCGGTTGCGCTGCCACTTATCGGGGCCGGTACGGGCGGATTAACGCCTGCAAAGAGCCTGTCGGCCATGAAGTCAGCGGTGGGGATGAGTCAGTACCGTGGGGAGGTTCGCATCGTCTTATGGTCGGAAAGTAAGGAGGTGTGTCTATGTCAGCAGTAA
- a CDS encoding phospholipase D family protein produces MKKYLPAVVLVSAFLLPMGTALAAPSIDVGFSPEGSALQLVMRTIENAQQSIRLMGYSFTSPEVARGLVEAKRRGVDVKVVVDEKGNKGKASVAAMNLLVNAAIPVRTISKYKISHDKVIIVDGQTVETGSFNFTRSAAEANSENALVISGLPALAQTYITHWQSRWDDGTDWHSTY; encoded by the coding sequence ATGAAAAAATATCTACCCGCTGTCGTGTTGGTCTCGGCATTTTTATTACCCATGGGCACAGCACTGGCGGCCCCTTCCATCGATGTCGGGTTTTCTCCGGAGGGGAGCGCGCTGCAGCTGGTTATGCGAACGATAGAAAATGCGCAGCAGAGCATAAGGTTGATGGGGTATTCGTTCACCTCACCGGAGGTGGCTCGCGGGCTGGTCGAGGCGAAGCGCCGGGGCGTGGACGTCAAGGTGGTGGTGGATGAGAAAGGTAACAAAGGAAAGGCCAGCGTGGCTGCGATGAATTTGCTGGTCAATGCAGCCATTCCGGTGCGAACTATCAGCAAATACAAAATCAGCCACGATAAAGTGATTATCGTTGACGGTCAGACGGTTGAGACAGGCAGTTTCAACTTCACTCGCAGTGCCGCAGAAGCCAATTCGGAAAATGCTCTGGTCATTAGTGGCCTACCGGCACTGGCTCAAACCTATATAACCCACTGGCAGTCCCGCTGGGATGACGGTACCGACTGGCATTCTACGTACTGA
- a CDS encoding TetR/AcrR family transcriptional regulator, which yields MSDEPALRADAQKNRELILSAAEALFLEKGADVPLEEVAKRAGVGIGTLYRRFPTREALLAATSNERFMALAETSRTRGPDLAPGNAVRVYLEDLARNTSIYQSLAASIGTVIQCGTPGCNAITAEGHRLLQLGKEAGTIRPDVTYDDLIYVTTAISIAIDNDRSSTSRIGHLVDLFMNGVSVKASN from the coding sequence GTGAGTGATGAACCTGCCCTGAGGGCTGATGCGCAGAAAAACCGCGAACTGATCCTGTCTGCCGCCGAGGCGCTGTTCCTGGAAAAAGGCGCGGATGTTCCGCTGGAGGAAGTTGCAAAGCGCGCAGGCGTCGGTATCGGTACGCTGTATCGTCGCTTTCCCACGCGCGAGGCGCTGTTGGCGGCCACCAGCAACGAGCGGTTCATGGCACTGGCGGAGACCAGCCGGACGCGCGGCCCGGATCTCGCGCCTGGCAACGCGGTACGCGTTTATCTTGAAGATCTGGCCAGGAACACGAGCATTTATCAGAGCTTGGCTGCGTCGATCGGGACGGTGATCCAATGCGGGACGCCCGGATGCAATGCGATAACCGCGGAAGGGCACCGGCTGCTTCAGCTTGGAAAGGAAGCAGGCACAATCCGCCCGGATGTCACGTACGACGATCTGATTTACGTGACCACTGCCATTTCCATCGCAATCGACAACGACCGTTCATCAACATCGCGCATTGGCCATCTGGTGGACTTGTTCATGAATGGTGTAAGCGTAAAAGCCTCGAATTAG
- a CDS encoding SDR family NAD(P)-dependent oxidoreductase, which yields MTKRFENKVVVITGGSDGIGLATAKLFAIEGAHVYITGRRQELLAEAVQEIGHGAVGVQGDVTNAADVARLYEQIGRAHQKVDVVFANAGKYALVPLEEIDDAHFAATFDANVKGMVFTVQKAMPLMSAGGTIVLNGSIAGSKGFPGQSLYNASKAAVRSFARSWTIDLKERGIRVNVVSPGGTETRLIRSYLDTQPEVEAALNKSVPLGRMAEPNEVARAVLFLASSESSFVAGHELFVDGGVAAV from the coding sequence ATGACGAAGCGTTTCGAAAACAAAGTTGTAGTGATCACGGGCGGCAGCGACGGCATCGGCCTCGCGACGGCGAAACTGTTCGCCATCGAAGGTGCGCACGTGTACATCACAGGGCGCCGGCAGGAACTCCTCGCCGAAGCGGTGCAAGAGATCGGCCACGGCGCGGTGGGCGTGCAGGGTGACGTGACCAATGCTGCCGACGTTGCCCGGCTGTACGAACAGATTGGGCGCGCGCACCAGAAAGTCGATGTCGTGTTCGCCAACGCGGGCAAATACGCGCTCGTGCCGCTCGAGGAGATCGACGATGCGCATTTCGCCGCGACCTTCGACGCCAATGTAAAAGGCATGGTGTTCACCGTGCAGAAAGCAATGCCGCTGATGTCGGCGGGGGGAACGATTGTTCTCAACGGCTCGATCGCTGGCAGTAAAGGCTTCCCGGGCCAGTCCCTGTATAACGCCAGCAAGGCAGCGGTTCGTTCGTTCGCCCGCAGCTGGACCATTGATCTCAAGGAGCGAGGCATCCGCGTGAACGTGGTGTCGCCTGGCGGCACAGAAACCCGCCTTATCCGGAGCTACCTCGACACGCAACCGGAAGTGGAAGCGGCGCTGAATAAAAGCGTGCCGCTCGGGCGGATGGCGGAGCCGAACGAGGTAGCGCGCGCAGTTCTCTTCCTGGCATCGAGCGAGAGCAGCTTTGTCGCTGGCCATGAACTTTTTGTCGATGGTGGCGTTGCCGCGGTCTAG
- a CDS encoding recombinase family protein codes for MLVGYMRVSSESDRQNTDLQRDALQVAGVDIRHLFEDRASGAKDNRPGLMKALEFVRPGDVLVVWKLDRLGRSLPHLLSIVNTLKDRQVAFRSLTEGMDTTTASGELLFHVFGALAQYERPLTKERVTAGLAAARRRGRVGGRPPAITGEKLESILAALSGGMSKAAACRTFGVKRTTLIETIARIGGAEPT; via the coding sequence ATGCTTGTCGGGTACATGCGAGTTTCGTCCGAGTCTGACCGCCAGAACACCGACCTCCAACGTGACGCGTTGCAGGTTGCGGGTGTCGATATCCGGCATCTGTTCGAAGACCGAGCATCGGGAGCAAAAGATAACCGACCAGGATTAATGAAGGCACTTGAGTTCGTGCGACCTGGCGATGTGCTTGTCGTATGGAAGCTCGACCGGCTTGGCCGCTCATTGCCGCATTTACTCTCCATCGTGAACACGCTGAAAGACAGACAGGTCGCCTTCCGGTCGCTCACCGAAGGCATGGACACGACGACAGCGTCCGGAGAACTGCTATTCCATGTTTTCGGCGCACTGGCTCAGTACGAGCGACCTTTGACCAAAGAGCGCGTTACCGCCGGACTCGCTGCCGCACGCCGGCGCGGGCGTGTCGGCGGCCGTCCTCCAGCCATCACCGGCGAGAAGTTAGAGTCCATCCTTGCCGCGCTGAGCGGCGGCATGTCCAAGGCCGCCGCGTGCCGAACCTTTGGCGTCAAACGCACCACGTTAATTGAAACAATCGCGCGAATCGGCGGCGCCGAGCCAACATGA
- the trbC gene encoding F-type conjugative transfer protein TrbC — MTDSNHPIARDRVNRRVGPSWLADTLSQPGTLAWGMGAAVATGVIYPVSLLLSLPVLSFWSLVVAPGGRWQMPMRMPADMDREDPSTDREVPAKVLGFLPITRIRIHTDRAAGILYAGYLRGKNAGRELWLSMDDLTRHVLMFGTTGAGKTETLLGWVFNALCWGKGLVFSDHKAQNDVALAVASLARRFGREDDLRMMNFITGGRSRAQELLEDVKGRPQTNSTNAFGIMQETYTINLMDSMLPKTGNGDGGWQEKARSMNQALIFALVYKCRREGTVMSQRTIQAHLPLRKIAGLYIQAVDEQWHEDICRVLENYLSTLAGFDMDKVATPSEWDPEANRQHGYLMQQFTRMLSLFNDTYGHVFARDAGDIDLRDVVHNDRILTVLVPALEISANEGSTLGRLYQSQLAMILSQDLGEKLEGRPRDIMIVRKFKDRFPFLWIIDEVGAGYSEKLGELATQIRSLGYCLLLAGQEVQRLKTAAGDAVWTLVANMGTRITGKIMDPKDTLEILQLMAGTEFRAEMNAMVRQEGLAGGSWTDDNRVQLREQKKVDVEEVQSLQEGENITLFKGKVIRGSSLYIKEADKFASEAVRINRFVEVAPPTEARLLATAPLRQRRSYVRTDRVQQILRVLSEEPGSRDTSKLVLTDPALAAVCEFDLECRFSWRREPSAEVRAAVLWRMLQESLPARGRGYRARLREPRVLGAGLSAIEQAGQYHVSLPQGTAS, encoded by the coding sequence ATGACGGACAGTAACCACCCGATAGCGCGTGACCGTGTCAACCGGCGCGTTGGTCCCTCTTGGCTGGCTGACACGCTTTCACAGCCCGGCACGCTGGCGTGGGGGATGGGGGCGGCGGTGGCGACAGGTGTGATATATCCCGTCTCGCTGTTGCTTAGCCTGCCGGTGCTGTCGTTCTGGTCGCTGGTCGTAGCCCCGGGCGGACGCTGGCAGATGCCGATGCGCATGCCGGCGGACATGGACCGGGAAGACCCATCTACCGACCGTGAAGTGCCGGCAAAAGTCTTAGGATTTCTGCCGATCACGCGTATCCGAATCCATACTGACCGTGCGGCAGGCATTCTTTACGCCGGCTATCTGCGGGGTAAAAACGCCGGGCGTGAGCTCTGGCTCTCGATGGACGACCTCACGCGCCACGTTCTGATGTTTGGCACCACCGGTGCAGGGAAAACTGAAACGCTGTTAGGTTGGGTGTTTAACGCATTGTGTTGGGGGAAGGGGCTGGTATTCAGTGACCACAAGGCGCAGAACGACGTCGCTTTGGCTGTGGCTTCACTGGCCCGCCGGTTTGGTCGGGAAGATGATCTGCGCATGATGAACTTCATCACCGGAGGACGTTCGCGCGCTCAGGAGCTGCTGGAGGACGTCAAAGGCCGGCCGCAGACTAATAGTACCAACGCCTTCGGCATAATGCAGGAAACCTACACGATTAACCTGATGGACTCAATGCTGCCCAAAACAGGCAACGGTGACGGCGGCTGGCAGGAGAAGGCGCGCTCGATGAACCAGGCGCTGATTTTTGCGCTGGTTTATAAGTGCCGGCGTGAGGGTACGGTGATGTCGCAGCGCACCATCCAGGCGCATCTGCCGCTGCGTAAAATAGCGGGGCTGTACATCCAGGCGGTGGACGAGCAGTGGCATGAGGATATCTGCCGCGTGCTGGAGAACTACCTCAGCACCCTTGCCGGTTTTGATATGGACAAGGTCGCGACACCTTCTGAATGGGACCCGGAAGCTAACCGTCAACACGGCTATCTGATGCAGCAGTTTACCCGCATGCTGAGTCTGTTCAATGATACCTATGGTCACGTGTTCGCGCGTGACGCCGGAGATATCGACCTGCGCGACGTGGTTCACAATGACCGTATTTTGACCGTGCTGGTTCCTGCGCTGGAGATATCCGCTAATGAAGGTTCTACTCTCGGACGGCTCTACCAGTCGCAATTGGCCATGATATTAAGTCAGGATCTCGGCGAGAAGCTGGAGGGGCGCCCACGGGATATTATGATTGTCCGGAAATTTAAGGACCGTTTCCCGTTCTTGTGGATCATTGATGAGGTGGGGGCAGGCTACAGCGAAAAACTGGGGGAGCTCGCCACACAAATCCGCTCATTGGGGTATTGCCTGCTGCTGGCCGGACAGGAGGTGCAGCGACTGAAGACCGCCGCCGGCGATGCAGTCTGGACGCTGGTCGCCAATATGGGGACGCGTATTACGGGGAAGATTATGGATCCTAAAGATACGTTGGAAATTCTGCAACTGATGGCTGGCACGGAGTTCCGGGCTGAAATGAACGCCATGGTACGTCAGGAAGGCCTTGCGGGCGGCAGTTGGACCGACGATAACCGCGTGCAGTTGCGTGAGCAGAAGAAAGTAGACGTGGAGGAGGTACAGTCGCTTCAGGAGGGGGAGAATATCACGCTTTTCAAAGGCAAAGTGATACGTGGCAGCTCGCTCTATATCAAAGAAGCAGACAAGTTCGCCTCGGAAGCTGTCCGCATCAACCGCTTCGTTGAGGTCGCACCGCCCACGGAGGCGCGCCTGCTTGCGACTGCACCGCTCAGGCAGCGGCGCAGTTACGTGCGCACAGACCGGGTACAACAGATTTTGCGTGTGTTATCTGAAGAACCGGGTTCCCGCGACACATCAAAGCTGGTCCTGACGGATCCGGCTCTCGCCGCAGTGTGTGAGTTTGACTTGGAATGCCGCTTCAGCTGGCGTCGTGAACCTTCTGCGGAGGTACGTGCTGCCGTGCTGTGGCGGATGTTGCAGGAAAGTCTGCCGGCGCGAGGGCGTGGCTATCGTGCGCGCCTGCGTGAGCCCCGGGTCTTAGGGGCAGGCCTTTCTGCGATTGAGCAGGCAGGGCAATACCACGTGTCATTGCCTCAGGGTACGGCATCCTGA
- a CDS encoding Replication protein: protein MAARMVGALRGHDWKRNNDLIELRSIGYTPYSRMFDPSFTPKPMRSTPRSESREALTALSLVLAANSDYSPDSEYMFETLLPVEEIARRMGVLHVYENGRKSYDVLLKALRVMEQLDYVVVHRDKDADAGQYKPMRIFLTEKHFTSRGITLETVRQGLHKYRQWAIATGVAESMRERYERHQLKMARLGISLDNHHSLKNRLKKIKRWVVSPDLRSEKQRVVSDVETALNGHTPKFKRIRPDNARANLHRDTWRRYTAGGQLTMVTQMQLESALKTEFPTLLTTDSEKFYRMLLERAGVPLS from the coding sequence ATGGCGGCAAGAATGGTCGGTGCCTTACGTGGCCATGACTGGAAACGTAATAACGATCTGATTGAGCTGCGTAGCATAGGCTACACGCCTTACTCCCGTATGTTCGACCCTTCCTTCACCCCAAAACCCATGCGTTCGACTCCCCGCTCGGAAAGCCGTGAAGCGCTGACAGCCCTTTCATTAGTTCTGGCTGCGAACAGTGATTACAGCCCCGACAGCGAGTACATGTTCGAAACACTGCTTCCCGTAGAAGAAATTGCGCGCCGTATGGGCGTACTTCACGTCTACGAAAACGGCCGTAAATCTTATGATGTCCTGCTCAAAGCTCTGCGCGTCATGGAACAGCTGGATTACGTGGTCGTGCACCGCGACAAAGACGCAGATGCCGGTCAGTACAAACCGATGCGCATTTTCCTGACGGAAAAACATTTCACTTCACGCGGTATAACGTTAGAAACCGTTCGCCAGGGGCTGCACAAATACCGCCAGTGGGCGATTGCGACGGGCGTTGCCGAATCTATGCGAGAACGGTATGAACGTCACCAGCTCAAGATGGCTCGCCTCGGGATCAGCCTCGATAACCACCATTCTCTTAAAAACCGCCTGAAGAAAATTAAACGCTGGGTCGTCAGTCCGGATCTGCGTTCTGAAAAGCAGCGCGTGGTGTCAGATGTCGAAACCGCACTGAATGGCCATACCCCGAAATTTAAGCGCATACGCCCGGATAACGCCCGTGCAAACCTCCACAGGGATACCTGGCGTCGTTATACGGCCGGTGGCCAACTGACTATGGTCACCCAGATGCAGCTTGAGAGCGCACTTAAGACCGAATTCCCGACGTTGTTGACCACCGACAGTGAGAAGTTCTACCGAATGCTTCTTGAGCGCGCCGGCGTCCCTCTGTCATAA
- a CDS encoding thioredoxin fold domain-containing protein has product MKITSQFGPFVAEITGRLLAVRRCDITDTGFDNGSMFTKIAETALFTCSLRQVPWFVMHSDGLYAQNDHDALTPMYRGEDAQQLLSCLTVALKRAEKRRSLRLRLTAGVAGIAIALTVWLAGSYQETLTNTPTRDALQALSPSVVSPLSAPLTQHAGANIVAKTAPAPALPVVPSTVPENPAVADPADGWNLPLAVRAGLPDKLQKAASRGLFTVPLSSGHARTLYVFADSECPNCLRMERQFEAVSGLVNVVVFPVTIVGGADSLKSLAPVMALPESARPAAWKQLFSADAGMDVPGRTPDSGATVTDEAALETARGALGVNEVAFRAYRLPGTPWTISDDGRYVPQAALISPAALQAFLNEGDAHDGQ; this is encoded by the coding sequence ATGAAAATAACCTCCCAGTTCGGCCCGTTTGTGGCTGAGATTACCGGTCGTCTGCTTGCCGTGCGCCGATGTGACATCACCGACACAGGGTTTGATAACGGCAGTATGTTCACCAAAATCGCCGAGACCGCGCTGTTTACGTGTTCCCTGCGACAGGTGCCCTGGTTCGTGATGCACAGCGACGGGTTGTACGCACAGAATGACCACGACGCGCTTACGCCGATGTACAGAGGCGAAGATGCGCAACAGCTACTAAGTTGCCTGACGGTAGCGCTGAAGCGCGCGGAGAAGCGGCGAAGTCTGCGCCTGCGGTTAACGGCGGGTGTTGCAGGCATCGCTATTGCCCTGACTGTCTGGCTGGCCGGTTCATATCAGGAAACCCTCACCAACACACCGACTCGCGACGCGCTACAAGCATTATCACCATCGGTGGTATCGCCGCTTTCTGCTCCTTTAACACAGCACGCCGGCGCCAACATTGTCGCTAAAACGGCCCCAGCCCCGGCGTTACCCGTTGTCCCTTCGACCGTGCCGGAAAATCCGGCGGTGGCAGACCCCGCTGACGGCTGGAATCTGCCGCTCGCCGTGCGAGCCGGCCTCCCGGATAAACTGCAAAAAGCCGCGTCACGCGGACTGTTCACAGTCCCTCTGTCATCTGGCCACGCACGGACGCTGTACGTCTTCGCCGACTCAGAATGCCCAAACTGCCTGCGCATGGAGCGTCAGTTTGAAGCCGTGTCGGGACTCGTGAATGTGGTGGTTTTCCCGGTGACCATCGTTGGCGGTGCCGATTCCCTGAAATCGCTCGCTCCCGTCATGGCGTTGCCAGAGTCCGCACGACCGGCAGCGTGGAAACAGCTGTTTTCTGCCGATGCCGGAATGGACGTGCCAGGGCGTACTCCTGACTCCGGTGCGACAGTCACAGACGAGGCCGCACTTGAAACGGCGCGCGGCGCGCTCGGCGTTAACGAAGTGGCTTTTCGCGCCTACCGACTGCCGGGCACCCCGTGGACTATTTCTGATGACGGCCGCTACGTGCCGCAGGCCGCTCTAATCTCACCGGCTGCCTTGCAGGCATTTCTGAACGAAGGGGATGCCCATGACGGACAGTAA